In Chromatiales bacterium, the genomic stretch CGCAAGCGGCATGCCCGGTGGACACCCGTCGACGATGCAGCCGATCGCGGGTCCGTGACTCTCACCGAAGGTGGTCACGGAAAACAGTCTGCCTATGGTGTTGCCGGACATTCACTTGCTCTCAGATCGACGGCACTAATCAGCGCGATGCCGTCACCGCCGTTTTCAAACTCGGGCCAGATAAATGGCAGCGTCGCAAAACGCGCCTCCAGCAAGGCAGCCCCGCCGCCAACCTCCAGGGCCAGCCAGCCGTCCGCCGTGAGAAATTGCGTCGCATGTTGCAGGATTCTCGCGGGCGTTGCCATCCCGTCCTCCGCCGACAGCAGCGCCAGCTCCGGCTCGTGACGATACTCGTCCGGCAGTGATGCGACCTCTGCGGGCGAAACATAGGGTGGATTGCTGATGATCAGATCGAATACCCCGTCGAGCCCCGCATACAGGTCGGCCTCGACCAGCTGCACCCGGCCCGTCACCTTGTGCCGGGCCACGTTTTTCCTCGCCACCTCCAGCGCTGCCGGCGAGATATCCGTAGCCACCACGCTGCTCTCCGGAAAGGCCAGCGCACAGGCAACCGCCATGCAGCCGCTGCCGGTGCCGATCTCGAGAATCCGGTGGATGCCATCCGGATCCAGCCAGGGCACAAAGCGCGAGGTGATCAGTTCGGCGAAGGGTGAACGCGGCACCAGCACCCGCTCATCGACATGGAAAGGCAGCCCGGCGAACCATGCCTCACCGGTCAGGTAGGGCAAGGGCTGACGCGTGCTGATGCGCGCTTCGAGCATCCCGGCCACCTGCCGTTGTCCGGCTGCCGATACCGGCTGACCATAGACGCGCAACGCATCGGCATGGTCCAGGCCGAGCACGTGGAAAACCAGCGCTGCGGCTTCATCGCGCGCATTGTCAGTGCCATGTCCGAAGCAGACCGCG encodes the following:
- the prmB gene encoding 50S ribosomal protein L3 N(5)-glutamine methyltransferase codes for the protein MADKKTGGDSNAGQSVAELIARCTRALERSAVCFGHGTDNARDEAAALVFHVLGLDHADALRVYGQPVSAAGQRQVAGMLEARISTRQPLPYLTGEAWFAGLPFHVDERVLVPRSPFAELITSRFVPWLDPDGIHRILEIGTGSGCMAVACALAFPESSVVATDISPAALEVARKNVARHKVTGRVQLVEADLYAGLDGVFDLIISNPPYVSPAEVASLPDEYRHEPELALLSAEDGMATPARILQHATQFLTADGWLALEVGGGAALLEARFATLPFIWPEFENGGDGIALISAVDLRASECPATP